Proteins from one Triticum aestivum cultivar Chinese Spring chromosome 7A, IWGSC CS RefSeq v2.1, whole genome shotgun sequence genomic window:
- the LOC123151544 gene encoding E3 ubiquitin-protein ligase ATL41, producing MSSPAASPGTSDDAADAPGITSSNLTLLYIIIAVVVGVVLYLAVRYGRSLLSEWRELNGAGHGPPPAFHLGLSSEDIAALPTFTYRARATPTPSPQGSWGGCTSGGGKRRSGSKGRATPVECVVCLQELEDGDVVRVLPACRHFFHGSCIDTWLRAHSSCPVCRAEPESARPGETALSPPLPQLRRCGASPERPTASRILADILARSPLRIGGSTSESKERIISTSPSPAPTARDYTMSRSPSRTPLTHGMVDERERGSLSQSPQTLEVVVVRSKSPSPMRFGRQSTTTCLGVLERTDASMSASPSPPATYAEDAGESSSKLTH from the coding sequence ATGTCGTCCCCGGCGGCATCGCCTGGCACTTCCGACGACGCTGCAGACGCGCCCGGCATCACCAGCTCCAACCTGACGCTGCTGTAcatcatcatcgctgtcgtcgTCGGCGTCGTGCTGTACCTGGCCGTCCGCTACGGTAGGTCGCTCCTGTCCGAGTGGCGCGAGCTCAACGGCGCCGGCCACGGCCCGCCTCCCGCATTCCACCTCGGGCTGAGCTCTGAGGACATCGCCGCGCTCCCCACCTTCACCTACAGAGCGCGAGCGACGCCGACGCCGTCGCCCCAGGGCAGCTGGGGCGGCTGCACGAGCGGCGGCGGTAAGAGGAGGAGCGGCAGCAAGGGGAGGGCGACGCCGGTGGAGTGCGTGGTGTGCCTGCAGgagctggaggacggcgacgtggTGCGCGTGCTGCCGGCGTGCAGGCACTTCTTCCACGGCAGCTGCATCGACACCTGGCTGCGCGCGCACTCGTCTTGCCCGGTGTGCCGCGCGGAGCCGGAGAGCGCGCGGCCGGGCGAGACGGCTctgtcgccgccgctgccgcagctgCGTCGGTGCGGCGCCTCACCGGAGCGGCCTACGGCCTCGAGGATCCTGGCGGACATCTTGGCGCGGTCGCCGTTGAGGATCGGCGGCTCGACGAGCGAATCGAAGGAGAGGATCATTTccacgtcgccgtcgccggcgccaacGGCGCGTGATTACACCATGTCAAGATCTCCGTCGCGGACGCCACTGACGCATGGTATGGTGGACGAACGCGAACGGGGTTCACTGTCGCAGTCGCCCCAGACGCTGGAGGTTGTGGTGGTTCGCTCGAAATCGCCGTCTCCGATGAGGTTCGGCCGTCAGTCGACGACGACGTGCCTGGGCGTGCTGGAGCGCACAGATGCGAGCATGTCGGCATCGCCGTCCCCGCCGGCGACATATGCAGAGGACGCTGGCGAGTCGTCGTCCAAATTGACCCATTAA